A genome region from Natronobeatus ordinarius includes the following:
- a CDS encoding aldehyde ferredoxin oxidoreductase C-terminal domain-containing protein — MLHAKGPLLTVDVGERTATRTEIDDLLEETVGGRALATALAHDRIPFDADPFGPANRAYLSTGPLQQSQMSFTGRMNMTGLSPLTDGLVSTNAGGYLSRNFVETGISVLELVGESDVPLAIHVTDDDVEFEEVPDLEGALVSDVSEHVAETRGLGPEHCIAIGPAGENLVRFASVMTFDSRAFGRGGLGAVLGSKNVKCVTFSGDAEPPVEIPNPPEMDIHREAAESDDLMRRQGTTGGTEFINDNFALPTRYFEEYEFEHADAIGGNAVEEKKYKKGACSACAYACKLPTRDEAEGIETEGPEFETVYAFGSVQGVGDVVDVMKANELCDQLGMDTISAGVTVAAYLASEDAFGDAELAQEVTEQIAYREEIGDTLAEGVDRCHEELGVDNYTVKGMEFAAHDGRVLHGQGLSYAVANRGADHMYASMLSLEYAGQLDPEGTLGKAETLVEQEERNAFRDTGIVCAFGSDYVTDDRLETLFDASLEELLAVGERTVLLERHFNNQRGFDREADDLPYEIPDLEDAVAEYYDARGLTDDGTVPEATLESVAPSAD; from the coding sequence ATGCTCCACGCGAAGGGCCCACTGCTCACCGTCGACGTCGGTGAGCGAACGGCGACCAGGACCGAGATCGACGACCTGCTCGAGGAGACCGTCGGCGGCCGAGCGCTCGCGACGGCGCTCGCCCACGATCGAATCCCGTTCGACGCCGACCCGTTCGGTCCGGCAAACCGAGCGTACCTCTCGACGGGGCCGCTCCAGCAGAGTCAGATGTCCTTTACCGGGCGGATGAACATGACCGGCCTCTCGCCGCTGACCGACGGGCTGGTCTCGACGAACGCCGGCGGCTACCTCTCGCGGAACTTCGTTGAGACCGGCATCTCCGTCCTCGAGCTCGTCGGCGAGAGCGACGTTCCCCTGGCGATCCACGTCACTGACGACGATGTCGAGTTCGAGGAGGTACCCGACCTCGAGGGCGCGCTCGTCTCCGACGTTTCTGAGCACGTAGCCGAGACTCGGGGCCTCGGCCCCGAACACTGCATCGCCATCGGCCCGGCGGGGGAGAACCTCGTCCGATTCGCCTCGGTGATGACGTTCGACTCGAGGGCGTTCGGTCGCGGCGGGCTCGGGGCCGTGCTGGGCTCGAAGAACGTCAAGTGCGTTACCTTCTCCGGGGACGCCGAGCCGCCCGTCGAGATCCCGAACCCGCCGGAGATGGACATTCACCGCGAGGCCGCCGAGTCGGACGATCTGATGCGCCGGCAGGGGACCACCGGCGGCACGGAGTTCATCAACGACAACTTCGCGCTCCCGACGCGCTACTTCGAGGAGTACGAGTTCGAACACGCCGATGCGATCGGCGGGAACGCCGTCGAGGAGAAAAAGTACAAGAAAGGGGCCTGTTCGGCCTGCGCCTACGCCTGTAAACTCCCCACCCGCGACGAGGCGGAAGGCATCGAGACCGAGGGGCCGGAGTTCGAGACCGTCTACGCCTTCGGATCGGTCCAGGGCGTCGGCGACGTCGTCGACGTGATGAAAGCCAACGAACTCTGTGACCAGCTCGGTATGGACACCATCTCGGCCGGGGTGACGGTCGCGGCCTACCTCGCGAGCGAGGACGCGTTCGGGGACGCGGAACTCGCCCAGGAGGTGACCGAGCAGATCGCCTACCGCGAGGAGATCGGCGACACGCTCGCCGAGGGCGTCGACCGCTGTCACGAGGAACTCGGGGTAGACAACTACACCGTCAAGGGCATGGAGTTCGCCGCTCACGACGGCCGCGTTCTCCACGGCCAGGGCCTGTCCTACGCCGTCGCCAATCGCGGTGCGGACCACATGTACGCGAGCATGCTCAGCCTCGAGTACGCTGGCCAGCTCGACCCGGAGGGCACCCTGGGGAAAGCCGAGACGCTCGTCGAGCAGGAAGAGCGCAACGCCTTCCGCGACACCGGCATCGTCTGTGCGTTCGGCAGCGACTACGTCACCGACGACCGGCTCGAGACGCTGTTCGACGCCTCACTCGAGGAGCTGCTCGCCGTGGGCGAACGGACGGTGCTCTTAGAACGTCACTTCAACAACCAGCGCGGCTTCGATCGGGAGGCAGACGACCTGCCGTACGAGATTCCGGACCTCGAGGACGCCGTCGCGGAGTACTACGACGCCCGTGGACTCACGGACGACGGAACTGTCCCCGAAGCCACGCTCGAGTCGGTCGCGCCGTCGGCGGACTGA
- a CDS encoding multiprotein bridging factor aMBF1: MVQCEMCGAETSSPTTIKVEGAKLQVCSNCTGFGTEVKTPGSTSSTSTKYSTSSSSGGSAASGSSSSSGGATGSSRSGGSRRRDMFDEMDEIAPDYDDRIRRAREKKGLSQSDLANELNEKASLIRKLERGETLPSDSVQSKLERHLDVSLTGGAGADDDAEWSGGSSTGSYTLGDVVKRKD, encoded by the coding sequence ATGGTTCAGTGTGAGATGTGTGGTGCGGAGACGTCGTCCCCGACGACCATCAAGGTCGAAGGTGCGAAGCTGCAGGTCTGTTCCAACTGTACCGGATTCGGCACCGAGGTGAAGACCCCGGGTTCGACCTCGAGTACGTCCACGAAGTACTCGACGTCCTCGAGTTCCGGCGGCTCGGCCGCCAGTGGATCCTCGTCTTCGAGTGGGGGAGCGACCGGTTCCTCGCGTTCCGGCGGCTCGCGCCGGCGGGACATGTTCGACGAGATGGACGAGATCGCGCCGGACTACGACGATCGTATCCGTCGCGCCCGCGAGAAGAAAGGGCTCAGCCAGTCCGACCTCGCCAACGAACTCAACGAGAAAGCGAGTCTCATCCGCAAACTCGAGCGCGGCGAGACGCTCCCGAGCGACAGTGTCCAGTCGAAACTCGAGCGACACCTCGACGTGAGTCTCACCGGCGGGGCTGGCGCCGACGACGACGCCGAGTGGAGTGGGGGCTCCTCGACCGGGAGCTACACGCTCGGCGACGTGGTGAAACGAAAGGACTGA
- a CDS encoding electron transfer flavoprotein subunit beta/FixA family protein → MRSVVLTKGVPDFSEGAVSFDEDGHLERGKTPTVMNPNDAFALEAALQTRVRHGGHVSVMSMGPPGYKSVLGEAMEAVYADDLYLLSDRECAAADTWATAITLSSALEKYGDEIADVDLLFAGFKTADGETGQTGPQTAWGLEWPIVTHVIALDVDPEARTLRAKRLVEGDVDEIETVEAPLPCAVVPDPEFSPTYRKASHRLEHKRLRAETQERAEEYEEYLTSWDHVDMNLDPDYIGLSGSPTIVSSVDPIPKAPSEREATMVDPTDEEGMAEVLEELQPFAGGD, encoded by the coding sequence ATGCGCTCCGTCGTCCTGACGAAAGGCGTCCCCGACTTCTCAGAGGGGGCCGTCTCGTTCGACGAGGACGGCCACTTAGAGCGGGGTAAGACGCCGACGGTGATGAATCCGAACGACGCGTTCGCGCTCGAGGCGGCCCTCCAGACGAGGGTCCGCCACGGCGGCCACGTGAGCGTGATGAGCATGGGGCCGCCGGGCTACAAGTCGGTGCTCGGCGAGGCGATGGAGGCCGTGTACGCCGACGACCTCTACTTGCTCTCCGATCGCGAGTGTGCGGCCGCCGACACCTGGGCGACCGCGATCACGCTCAGTTCGGCCCTCGAAAAGTACGGAGATGAGATCGCCGACGTCGACCTGCTGTTCGCCGGCTTCAAGACGGCCGACGGCGAGACCGGCCAGACTGGGCCGCAGACGGCCTGGGGGCTCGAGTGGCCGATCGTCACGCACGTCATCGCCCTCGACGTCGATCCCGAAGCACGTACGCTGCGTGCCAAACGGCTGGTGGAGGGCGACGTCGACGAGATCGAGACGGTCGAGGCGCCGTTGCCCTGCGCCGTCGTTCCCGATCCGGAGTTCTCGCCCACCTACCGGAAGGCCTCCCACCGCCTCGAGCACAAGCGCCTGCGCGCGGAGACCCAGGAACGTGCCGAGGAGTACGAGGAGTACCTGACGTCGTGGGACCACGTCGATATGAACCTCGACCCCGACTACATCGGGCTCTCCGGCTCGCCGACGATCGTCTCGTCGGTCGATCCGATCCCGAAAGCGCCCTCCGAACGGGAGGCGACGATGGTCGATCCGACCGACGAGGAGGGGATGGCCGAGGTACTCGAGGAACTGCAGCCGTTCGCGGGGGGTGATTGA
- a CDS encoding electron transfer flavoprotein subunit alpha/FixB family protein, with product MVDPEAHTVDELIEALDTIDDVDELNSVLEAERAGQDRKTAREAIETRLETVREGDGVEEGTETEGEYEETREDVGEEAEGDEVDEAEGVEAEDEEPEEDEDEEAEEAEEEDEEAEEEDDGLSHPTRDKKHVRALQGGHYEDMWVYCETQQGELLDVSKEMLGKARELMDEYATEFEEENVVAVLVGDDMAELAEECIAYGADVAVYHDDPRLERFLHEPYTEIVAAMARGQGSAESTDWREYDEPRYFLYPATNNGRDLSAQVQAELDSGLASDCSGLFIQEERVSNPVKTGEPGVKKTFERVLHMKRPDFSGFEYSTILCLDNPDRDFHPQGCSVIPGSFEPIDPDPEREGLVVEHDMDLDEEWFRVEVTEWDQLEAGVDLTGHEVIVCLGRGIGDDPTLGMELGLDLVDAFEDAELGITRGIVTSSYQFDGHVERYSKEERQIGETGQVVAPDLYIAAGVSGAVQHKVGMDESETIVAINTDPEARIRDFSDYFLEGDLFEVLPQLTEAVESGEIELEAVADGGDD from the coding sequence ATGGTAGATCCCGAAGCACACACGGTCGACGAACTGATCGAAGCGCTCGACACGATCGACGACGTGGACGAACTGAACTCGGTCCTCGAGGCCGAGCGGGCCGGTCAGGACCGCAAGACGGCCCGCGAGGCGATCGAGACGCGACTCGAGACGGTCCGCGAGGGAGACGGCGTCGAGGAGGGGACCGAGACAGAAGGTGAGTACGAGGAGACGCGTGAGGACGTCGGGGAGGAGGCGGAGGGTGACGAGGTCGACGAAGCGGAAGGAGTGGAAGCCGAAGACGAAGAGCCCGAGGAAGATGAAGACGAGGAGGCAGAAGAAGCGGAGGAAGAAGACGAAGAAGCGGAGGAAGAAGACGACGGCCTCTCACATCCCACCCGCGACAAGAAGCACGTCCGTGCGCTCCAGGGCGGCCACTACGAGGACATGTGGGTCTACTGTGAGACTCAGCAGGGCGAGCTGCTCGATGTCTCGAAGGAGATGCTTGGGAAGGCCCGCGAGTTGATGGACGAGTACGCCACGGAGTTCGAGGAGGAGAACGTCGTGGCTGTCCTCGTCGGCGACGACATGGCGGAACTCGCCGAGGAGTGCATTGCGTACGGGGCCGACGTGGCCGTCTACCACGACGACCCCCGACTCGAGCGATTCCTGCACGAGCCCTACACCGAGATCGTCGCGGCGATGGCCCGCGGGCAGGGCTCGGCCGAGAGCACCGACTGGCGCGAGTACGACGAGCCCCGCTACTTCCTCTACCCCGCGACGAACAACGGCCGGGACCTCTCCGCACAGGTACAGGCCGAACTCGACTCCGGGCTCGCCTCGGACTGTTCGGGCCTGTTCATCCAAGAAGAGCGGGTCTCGAACCCCGTGAAGACGGGTGAGCCGGGCGTCAAGAAGACGTTCGAGCGCGTCCTGCACATGAAACGACCCGACTTCTCCGGGTTCGAGTACTCGACGATCCTCTGTCTGGACAACCCCGACCGGGACTTCCACCCGCAGGGCTGTTCGGTTATCCCGGGCAGTTTCGAGCCGATCGATCCCGACCCCGAGCGCGAGGGGCTCGTCGTCGAACACGACATGGACCTCGACGAGGAGTGGTTCCGCGTCGAGGTCACCGAGTGGGATCAACTCGAGGCGGGCGTCGACCTCACCGGACACGAGGTGATCGTCTGCCTCGGCCGGGGGATCGGCGACGACCCGACCCTCGGGATGGAGCTTGGCCTGGATCTCGTCGACGCCTTCGAGGACGCCGAACTCGGCATCACTCGAGGGATCGTCACCTCCTCGTACCAGTTCGACGGCCACGTCGAGCGGTACTCGAAGGAGGAGCGCCAGATCGGCGAGACGGGACAGGTGGTCGCCCCGGACCTCTACATCGCCGCTGGCGTCTCCGGTGCGGTCCAGCACAAGGTCGGGATGGACGAGTCGGAGACGATCGTCGCGATCAACACCGACCCCGAGGCCCGGATCCGGGACTTCAGCGACTACTTCCTCGAGGGCGACCTCTTCGAGGTGCTCCCGCAGCTGACCGAGGCGGTCGAATCAGGGGAGATCGAACTCGAGGCCGTCGCCGACGGAGGTGACGACTGA
- a CDS encoding AMP-binding protein encodes MEHDLIDRVVHEPSREFVESTNVYAFMEAHGIDDYDELIERTTTELGDGESGVDWFWDELVDYLEIEFYEAYDEVRDDSEGPQFTDWYPGGELNIAHNVLDRHAALESPTRNTVATIWEGEDGEVREVTYHELHRQANKVANALEERGVGTGDTVGLYMPMVPEVVSILYGCFKVGAIAVPIFSGFGVEATATRIEDSECSVLFTGDGFYRRASPITLKDAADEAIEEAGHVEHTIVFDRLGASDEHSDLAVPWNDERDEWWDDAVESADDAYETKSLPSDQESMLLYSSGTTGKPKGIVHTHAGVQLQCAKELHFGFDVKPADRFFWVSDIGWMMGPWTLIGNHTFGGTIFMYEGAPDYPQPDRFWEMIDRHSITQFGISPTAIRALRKHGDEWVEGHDLSSLRILGSTGEPWDPESWEWFYEHVGGGEAPIVNISGGTEICGCFLMPMPTQPLKPCTLGGPGLGMDIDVVDHAGESVKDDHERGFLVAKDSCPSMTKSLWSGDERYLEEYWSTFEDMWDHGDWAQKDEDGFWFLHGRADDALNVAGRKVGPAEIEGVLIDHEAVNQAAAVGVPDDTTGTAVVAYVILEDGEDASDDLREELREQIGEEHGKPFRPREILFVDAFPKTQSGKIIRRAIEAAYTGEDLGDLSSLENPDALEALEDAR; translated from the coding sequence ATGGAGCACGATCTGATTGATCGGGTAGTGCACGAACCGTCGCGCGAGTTCGTGGAATCGACGAACGTCTACGCGTTCATGGAAGCACACGGCATCGACGACTACGACGAGTTGATCGAACGGACGACGACGGAGCTGGGGGACGGCGAGAGCGGCGTCGACTGGTTCTGGGACGAACTAGTCGACTACCTCGAGATCGAGTTCTACGAAGCCTACGACGAGGTACGCGACGACAGCGAGGGACCGCAGTTCACCGACTGGTACCCCGGCGGCGAGCTCAACATCGCGCACAACGTTCTCGATCGCCACGCCGCCCTCGAGTCCCCGACGCGGAACACGGTCGCCACCATCTGGGAGGGCGAAGACGGCGAGGTTCGAGAGGTTACCTACCACGAACTGCACCGCCAGGCGAACAAGGTGGCCAACGCGCTGGAAGAGCGCGGCGTCGGGACCGGCGACACCGTCGGGCTCTACATGCCGATGGTGCCCGAGGTCGTCTCGATCCTCTACGGCTGTTTCAAAGTCGGCGCGATCGCCGTTCCCATCTTCTCCGGCTTCGGCGTCGAGGCGACGGCGACCCGGATCGAGGACAGCGAGTGTTCGGTCCTCTTTACCGGCGACGGTTTCTACCGCCGGGCCAGCCCCATCACCCTCAAAGACGCCGCCGACGAGGCGATCGAGGAGGCGGGTCACGTCGAGCACACGATCGTCTTCGACCGCCTCGGCGCAAGCGACGAGCACTCGGATCTGGCGGTGCCCTGGAACGACGAGCGCGACGAGTGGTGGGACGACGCCGTCGAGTCCGCCGACGACGCCTACGAGACGAAATCTCTGCCGTCGGACCAGGAGTCGATGCTGCTCTACTCCTCGGGGACGACGGGCAAGCCGAAGGGAATCGTGCACACTCACGCGGGCGTCCAGTTGCAGTGTGCCAAGGAACTGCACTTCGGCTTCGACGTCAAACCCGCCGACCGCTTCTTCTGGGTGTCAGACATCGGCTGGATGATGGGGCCGTGGACGCTCATCGGGAACCACACCTTCGGCGGAACGATCTTCATGTACGAGGGCGCGCCGGACTACCCCCAGCCCGACCGGTTCTGGGAAATGATCGACCGTCACTCGATCACGCAGTTCGGCATCTCCCCCACCGCTATCCGGGCCCTGCGAAAGCACGGCGACGAGTGGGTCGAGGGCCACGACCTCTCCTCACTGCGGATCCTCGGCTCGACGGGCGAACCGTGGGATCCCGAGTCCTGGGAGTGGTTCTACGAGCACGTCGGCGGCGGCGAGGCTCCGATCGTCAACATCTCCGGTGGGACCGAGATCTGTGGCTGCTTCCTGATGCCGATGCCGACCCAGCCACTCAAACCCTGCACGCTCGGCGGCCCCGGCCTCGGGATGGACATCGACGTCGTCGACCACGCCGGTGAGTCGGTCAAAGACGACCACGAGCGAGGCTTCCTCGTCGCCAAGGACTCCTGTCCGTCGATGACCAAGTCGCTCTGGTCGGGCGACGAACGCTACCTCGAGGAGTACTGGTCGACGTTCGAGGACATGTGGGACCACGGCGACTGGGCTCAGAAAGACGAGGACGGCTTCTGGTTCCTTCACGGTCGCGCCGACGACGCGCTGAACGTCGCCGGCCGGAAGGTCGGCCCCGCCGAGATCGAAGGCGTGCTGATCGACCACGAGGCGGTCAACCAGGCCGCCGCCGTCGGCGTCCCCGACGATACCACCGGCACCGCAGTCGTCGCCTACGTCATCCTCGAGGACGGCGAGGACGCGTCGGACGACCTCCGCGAGGAACTGCGCGAACAGATCGGCGAAGAACACGGCAAACCGTTCCGCCCGCGCGAGATCCTCTTCGTCGACGCCTTCCCGAAGACCCAGTCGGGCAAGATCATCCGCCGGGCCATCGAGGCCGCCTACACCGGCGAGGACCTCGGTGACCTCTCGAGTCTCGAGAACCCCGACGCGCTCGAGGCGCTCGAGGACGCGCGCTGA
- a CDS encoding polymer-forming cytoskeletal protein, whose amino-acid sequence MAISRDPLGELVVPAGTEAQERDLVTDGDVFVGGRSSVEFGVRGRNVFAGEGARFAGDIEAAGDCRLDVLCDVDGNVLVGEDAYIGERVHVSGELRVAGDLDIGDDVEVEEGFEANGWIVIRNPMPTVIFLFVYLKHLLLVGEDDTARELLSEVLEDENEEEDGPEPLVIPANATVTDDAWRVSTPARIGDVCRLYGNVRAETIDVGSACNVFGSLRARGDVTIGDGTRIHGDVTTRDGSVVLGESARVLGDVSCDDLELGPDAEVDGTIRADGTVTMQTGERDLE is encoded by the coding sequence GTGGCGATCAGCAGGGATCCACTCGGTGAACTCGTCGTTCCGGCCGGCACCGAAGCGCAGGAACGCGACCTCGTGACCGACGGCGACGTCTTCGTCGGCGGTCGCTCGAGCGTCGAGTTCGGCGTGCGTGGCCGAAACGTCTTCGCGGGCGAGGGAGCACGCTTTGCGGGTGACATCGAAGCGGCGGGCGACTGTCGACTCGACGTCCTGTGTGACGTCGACGGGAACGTCCTGGTCGGCGAGGACGCTTACATCGGCGAGCGAGTGCACGTCTCCGGCGAGTTGCGCGTGGCCGGCGACCTCGACATCGGCGACGACGTCGAGGTCGAGGAGGGATTCGAGGCCAACGGCTGGATCGTCATCCGAAATCCGATGCCGACGGTGATCTTCCTGTTCGTCTACCTCAAACACTTACTGCTCGTTGGGGAGGACGACACCGCCCGGGAACTGCTCTCGGAAGTCCTCGAGGACGAGAACGAGGAGGAAGATGGGCCCGAGCCGCTCGTGATCCCGGCGAACGCGACGGTCACCGACGACGCCTGGCGCGTCTCGACCCCCGCCCGGATCGGCGACGTCTGTCGCCTCTACGGGAACGTCCGCGCCGAGACGATCGACGTCGGTTCAGCGTGCAACGTCTTCGGTAGCTTGCGCGCCCGTGGCGACGTGACGATCGGCGACGGAACGCGAATCCACGGCGACGTGACGACGCGAGACGGCTCGGTCGTCCTCGGCGAGAGTGCCCGCGTCCTCGGGGACGTCTCCTGTGACGACCTCGAACTGGGCCCCGACGCCGAGGTGGACGGGACGATCAGGGCCGACGGCACGGTGACGATGCAGACGGGCGAACGCGACCTCGAGTGA
- a CDS encoding type I 3-dehydroquinate dehydratase — MNFDSFVLAASTAVLAEEPDARDHADAIEFRMDLADEPLATLEDYDGELPILATNRAEWEGGEAGDEGRLEALAEATEFEAVEAIDVELESILGGEADAVLETARDRDVAVVASAHDFEGTPPRHELVRTLTEASKYADVAKLAVTAASKADALALLSATEQLTSHGDTVATMAMGEVGRHTRAVAPVYGSTVGYAPVDPAKATAPGQYDLETLSRLVADLE, encoded by the coding sequence ATGAACTTCGACTCGTTCGTCCTCGCGGCGTCTACCGCAGTGCTCGCCGAAGAACCCGACGCCCGCGATCACGCCGACGCGATCGAGTTCCGCATGGACCTCGCCGACGAACCACTGGCAACGCTCGAGGACTACGACGGCGAGCTTCCAATCCTGGCGACGAACCGTGCCGAGTGGGAAGGCGGCGAGGCCGGAGACGAGGGCCGACTCGAGGCACTCGCCGAGGCGACCGAATTCGAGGCCGTGGAAGCGATCGACGTCGAACTCGAGTCGATCCTCGGTGGGGAGGCGGACGCGGTGCTCGAGACGGCTCGCGACCGCGACGTGGCCGTGGTGGCGTCGGCCCACGACTTCGAGGGGACGCCGCCCAGACACGAATTGGTGCGAACGCTGACCGAGGCGAGCAAGTACGCCGACGTGGCGAAGCTCGCGGTGACGGCGGCGTCGAAGGCGGACGCGCTCGCGTTGCTCTCGGCGACCGAACAGCTGACATCCCACGGCGATACGGTGGCGACGATGGCCATGGGCGAAGTCGGCCGACACACCCGCGCAGTGGCCCCCGTCTACGGCTCGACGGTCGGCTACGCGCCCGTCGATCCCGCGAAGGCGACCGCGCCGGGGCAGTACGATCTCGAGACGCTCTCGCGGCTGGTGGCCGACCTCGAGTAG
- a CDS encoding amidase, translating into MTLIDAPLADLARSLRADDTEPSAHLEYVRDRFDDHEPSVRAFLPETQRWGRLERAASSLETRYSEPGSRPPLFGVPVGVKDIFHVDGFPTEAGADVPPEAITGPQAATVSALEEAGALVLGKTVTTEFAYFAPGPTRNPHDHGRTPGGSSSGSAAAVAAGLCPLALGSQTIGSVIRPAAFCGVVGMKPSYGRVSTAGVVPVAPSVDHVGWFTQDLAGARLAAGVLCADWRAEDGSGEPTVGALEGPYLEQASATGQAQFEAHLERLSAAGLEVRRIDPFTDLESVNRRHERLVAAETALSHSEWYPAYGDRYAPETAELIEEGQAVTVEELVAARAGRRALRERVHDAMADHGIDVLVSPAAPGPAPEGIDSTGDPIMNLPWTHAGLPTVALPASTTDDGLPLGLQCTARFGADEQLLAWCRDLEAALA; encoded by the coding sequence ATGACGCTCATCGACGCCCCGCTCGCCGACCTCGCCCGGTCCCTGCGGGCCGACGACACAGAACCGAGTGCGCACCTCGAGTACGTCCGTGACCGCTTCGACGACCACGAACCGTCCGTCCGGGCGTTTCTCCCGGAAACCCAGCGGTGGGGCCGGCTCGAGCGCGCGGCCTCGAGTCTCGAGACGCGATATTCGGAGCCCGGCAGTCGCCCGCCGCTTTTCGGGGTTCCGGTCGGCGTCAAGGACATCTTCCACGTCGACGGTTTCCCGACGGAAGCGGGCGCCGACGTCCCGCCCGAGGCGATTACGGGTCCCCAGGCCGCCACGGTTTCGGCACTCGAGGAGGCGGGCGCGCTCGTCCTGGGAAAGACGGTTACCACCGAGTTCGCCTACTTCGCACCCGGCCCGACGCGCAACCCACACGACCACGGTCGGACGCCCGGGGGCTCGAGCAGCGGGTCGGCGGCGGCGGTCGCCGCCGGCCTCTGTCCGCTGGCGCTTGGCTCTCAGACGATCGGGTCGGTGATCCGCCCGGCGGCCTTCTGCGGGGTCGTCGGTATGAAGCCGAGCTACGGCCGCGTCTCGACGGCGGGGGTCGTCCCGGTCGCGCCGTCGGTCGACCACGTGGGCTGGTTCACCCAGGACCTCGCCGGGGCCCGCCTCGCCGCGGGGGTGCTCTGTGCGGACTGGCGCGCCGAGGACGGCTCCGGGGAGCCCACGGTCGGTGCCCTCGAGGGACCGTACCTCGAGCAGGCGTCGGCGACGGGACAGGCGCAGTTCGAGGCCCACCTCGAGCGACTGTCGGCGGCGGGACTCGAGGTTCGGCGGATCGACCCGTTCACCGATCTCGAGTCCGTAAATCGCCGCCACGAGCGGTTGGTCGCCGCCGAAACCGCGCTCTCACACAGCGAGTGGTATCCGGCCTACGGCGACCGGTACGCACCGGAAACTGCCGAGCTGATCGAGGAGGGCCAGGCCGTCACGGTCGAGGAGCTGGTGGCCGCCCGCGCCGGACGCCGGGCCCTGCGCGAGCGGGTCCACGACGCGATGGCCGACCACGGGATCGACGTGCTCGTCAGTCCGGCCGCCCCCGGCCCGGCCCCCGAGGGGATCGACTCGACCGGCGACCCGATCATGAACCTCCCGTGGACCCACGCTGGACTCCCGACGGTGGCACTACCGGCGTCGACGACCGACGACGGCCTCCCGCTCGGGCTGCAGTGTACGGCACGCTTCGGCGCCGATGAGCAGCTGCTGGCGTGGTGTCGGGACCTCGAGGCAGCGCTCGCATGA
- a CDS encoding DUF5800 family protein, whose amino-acid sequence MTTLAFDDDGVDVVYEGTEFRLERELIEEATGKRYHDVTDHEVLKIVEKGPDLRGEPRRVGDILE is encoded by the coding sequence ATGACGACCCTCGCGTTCGACGACGACGGCGTCGACGTCGTGTACGAAGGAACCGAGTTTCGCCTCGAGCGGGAACTTATCGAGGAGGCGACTGGCAAGCGCTACCACGACGTGACCGACCACGAGGTGCTGAAGATCGTCGAGAAGGGGCCGGACCTGCGCGGCGAACCCCGGCGCGTCGGCGACATCCTCGAGTGA
- a CDS encoding CAP domain-containing protein: MTGRSRSTVVIAVIGLLLTTAVGVGAVASGPAGAQPNVEGLASSDDDDAVEPNLETGDSGAGTDRINEDRTVDEYAGDDGVVDTDGLRDAIDDWRSGTTDTDLLRDVIDAWRTSDETGDGGALDRTLVEQYVHEAVNEERAARGLEELEFDEELQTIARTHSEDMAERGYFAHTDPDGNSFADRYDEHGYDCRADAGGGYYYIGGENIAHTHFDKPVRTDSGEIVRYTDERELADGIVEGWMNSDGHRENLLADHWTNEGIGISVTDDDEVYATQNFC; encoded by the coding sequence ATGACCGGACGTTCACGGTCGACAGTAGTGATAGCGGTGATCGGACTGCTCCTCACGACCGCGGTCGGCGTCGGAGCCGTCGCGTCCGGTCCGGCTGGTGCCCAGCCGAACGTCGAGGGACTGGCCAGCAGTGACGACGACGATGCGGTCGAACCGAATCTCGAGACGGGCGACTCGGGCGCCGGGACCGATCGGATCAACGAGGATCGGACGGTCGACGAGTACGCTGGCGACGACGGCGTCGTCGACACGGACGGCCTCCGGGACGCGATCGACGACTGGCGAAGCGGAACGACAGACACCGACCTGCTCCGCGACGTCATCGACGCCTGGCGGACCAGCGACGAAACGGGTGACGGCGGCGCACTCGACCGCACGCTCGTCGAGCAGTACGTCCACGAGGCGGTGAACGAGGAACGCGCCGCGCGCGGGCTCGAGGAACTCGAGTTCGACGAGGAACTCCAGACGATCGCGCGGACGCACAGCGAGGACATGGCCGAGCGCGGCTACTTCGCTCACACCGATCCGGACGGAAATTCATTCGCCGACCGCTACGATGAACACGGTTACGACTGCCGTGCGGACGCCGGCGGCGGCTACTACTACATCGGCGGCGAGAACATCGCGCACACGCACTTCGACAAGCCGGTCCGGACCGATTCGGGCGAGATCGTCCGATACACGGACGAGCGCGAGCTGGCCGACGGCATCGTCGAGGGGTGGATGAACTCAGACGGCCACCGCGAGAATCTCCTCGCCGACCACTGGACCAACGAGGGGATCGGAATCTCCGTGACCGACGACGACGAGGTGTACGCGACGCAGAACTTCTGTTGA